In Rhodothermales bacterium, the DNA window GCGGAGCCTTCGCCTTCGCCGAGGCCGAGCTTGAGCGTGCCGGAGACGCGCTCGGCGACGCCCATTGCCGACTGCCGGATGCGGTAGTAGAGCACCTGCCCGTCCGGCGGGAGGTCGGTGTACGCGAAGCGGGCCGAGCCGTCGGCCGTCTCCCCGACGCGCTCCGCCGCCCGCACCGTGCCGACGGCCTCGAACCGCTGCCCGTCCGTCGAGCGCTCGACGCGGAACTCGTCGGCGCGGCGGTCCTTCGTCGCCCACGTCAGCGTCACGATGCCCTGCTCGACGGAGGCTTCGAGAGACTCGACGGGGAACACGAACGAGAGGCTGGAGGGCACGCGGACGCGCGTCGCCGGCACCGCGACGAGCACGTCGGGCGGGAGCGGCTCGTCGAAGCCGAGGCGGAAGACGCCCTCCGGGACGGCGTCGAGCGGGACGCGCATCGTGCGCCGGAGCGTGACGGCCGGGCGGGCGGCGTTCCACAGGCGGAGCTCGTCGAGCTGGCCGGAGAACAGGCGGGGCTGCGCGGCGCCGGGCCGCTCCGGCCGCCCGCCGAGCGCGAGCGACATCGTATTGAGCATCCCCGTCACCTCCTCGCTGCGCAGCGAGTCCACGGGGAGGCCGTCCACGAACAGCCGCGCCCACCCAGCGAACGGGTCGTTCACGACGGCGACGTGGTGCCAGCGACCGTCCGCGACGGGGTCCTTCGACGCCATCGCTTCGTGCTGGCCCGGCCGGCCGCGGTAAAACACGAGCCGCCCGCGCCCGTCGACGACGACCTCGACCGGGTATGGTCGGTCTTCGTTCCCGTCCCACGTCGAGAGCACGACCTCGCCGAGGCCGACGGTCTTGAGCCACATCTCCAGCGTCAATGCGTCGCGCGGGTCGAGGCTGGGGAGCGCGCGGCGGCGGATCGCGACGGGCGGGGCGCCGGATTCGAGCTGGAACGCGCGGTTGCGGCTCGCCGACATGGCCTCGCGCACGTAGACCTGCCACTCCTCCGTGCCCGAGGGCTGCGCGCGCCCGGCGAGGATGGGAGCGATGCGGACGGTGTGATACCCGAGCGACGGACCGGCCGTGAGCCCCACCACGAACGTCTGCACGCCCCGAAGCGGCTGCGACGCCGTGGCTTCGACCTCGCCGACCTCGCCCGCCACGTCGAGGGATACGGGGGCGGTCGTGCCCGAGCGGATGGCTTCGACGCTGCGGACGGACCACCCGGCCGGCACCTCGATCTGCACGCCCTCGACGGGCTCCGCGCCACCCCACTGCACGAAGGCGTTGACGCGCTGCCCCGCATCGAGCGGATCAGCCGACTGGTCGACCGAGAGCTGCCCGAACGCGGGGGACGCGAGGAGCAGGGCAGCCAGGATCAGACAACGCGTAGCAAGAGCGCGAATAGCGTTCAAAAGCTGGGAGGATGGTCGGAACATGGCCTCGGCGCGCCGAAGCGGCTCGCAAGGTAGGGGTTCGGGCAGGAGCAAGTCAACCGCTTCAACGGGGGAGGACCGGCCGTTCGCGCCCGCCGCTCGTCTCCGCCTGCTCGTCCAGCGGTGCCTCGACTCCGGCAAATCGTACCGCCCCGCACCGGGAAAAAAGTGCCGCGCGGCAGCCCTCACCGCTGCGTATCACGCCCCACGGCGGTTGGCAGCCCCTTTGACAGAGCGGGGGCGACCACCTTCCCTCTACCCCCCATGCTCCTCCGCCTCCGCAACGCCGCCGCCTCCATGTCGGAGATGAACCGGCAACAGGAACGCACCGCGAACAACCTCGCGAACGCCAACACCGTCGGCTTCCGCCGCGACCGGACGTTCACCGACGTCCTCAGCAACCGCATCGACGCCGAGGGCAACCCCATCAGCCGCCGCACGACGACGCAGTGGGCCGACTCGCAGCAGGGCGCTTTCGAGGCCACGGGCAACCCGCTCGACGTCGCCCTCGGCGGCGAGGGCTTCCTCGTCGTCACCGACGACGCCGGGGCCACGCGCTACACCCGCGCCGGCCGGCTCACCCCGATGCCGGACGGGACGCTCATGACGCCCGACGGCTTCACCGTCCAGGGCGCCGACGGCCCGATCCAGCTCCCGCCCACCGGCGGCGACATCGCCATCACGGCCGAAGGCGCGATCCGCGTCGGCGGCGAACAGGTCGGTGCGCTTCAGCTCGTCGGCTTCCCCGAGGGGACGGCGTTCGAGCGGCTCGACGGCGCCACGTTCGCCACGAACGCCGCGCCCGAACCGCTCGCCGAGCCCGACGTGCGGCAGGGGTTCATCGAGACGAGCAACGTGAATCCGCTCGCGGAGATGACCGACATGATCACGCACTTCCGCCTGTTCGAGTCGCAGCAGAAGATGCTCCAGACGACGGACCAAACCCTCGGCGCCATCACCCGCGACCTCGGCACGTTCTAGCGCCGCGCGCTCGTAAAGCCCCAGCACACCTCGTAGAGACGCAGCATGCTGCGTCTCTACCTCTCCCCCACCGCACCCTCAACTTCTATGCTTCGAGCCCTCCGCACCGCCGCCCTCGGGATGAGCGCCCAGCAGAAAGGCGTGGACAACACGGCGAACAACCTCGCGAACGCCAACACAACGGGCTACAAGCGCTCGTCGATCGTCTTCCAGGACCTCCTCTACCAGAACGTGCAGGCGCGCGGCGAGGAGTCCGGCGGCGCCGCTCCGGCCTCGATGCAGATGGGCCACGGCGCCACGGCGATCGCGACGGTCCGCAACTTCGAGCAGGGCGGCCTCGCCGAGACCGGCAACGCCCTCGACGTCGCCATCAACGGCGACGGGTTCTTCCAGGTCCGCAAGCCCGACGGCATGATCGCCTTCACGCGCGACGGCACGTTCGCCCTCAGCGCCGAGGGCGAGCTCGTCACGCAGACCGGCCTCCCGCTCGAACCCGACATCGCGATCCCGGCGGAAGCGACCAACATCCACATCAGCCAGGACGGGATCGTCTCGGCGCGGATGCAGGGCGAGCCGGAGCCCATCGAGCTCGGCCAGCTCGAACTCGCGCGGTTCGCGAACCCCGGCGGGCTCGGCAGCCTCGGCGGCAACCTCTTCGAGCAGACGAGCGCCAGCGGCGAGCCGACGATCGGCCTCCCCGGCGACGACGGACTCGGGATGCTCGGCCAGGGCTTCCTCGAGACGGCGAACGTGGACGTGGTGCAGGAGATGGTGAACCTCATCACGGCGCAGCGCGCCTACGAGCTGAACTCGAAGATGGTGACGACGAGCGAGGAGATGCTCCAGATCGCCAACAACGTCAAACGCTAGCGTTCCACGGTAATGCGCCTCTCGCTCTCGGCCTTCGTACTCCTGACTCTGCTCGTGGCGGCGGCTCCCGCCCTCACGCTGCAGGCGGCGGCCGAGCGCGCCCTCGCCGCCCGCTTCCCCGACGACGCCGAGCGGCTCCGCGTCCGCGTCCTCCGCACCGGCGGCGACGTGGACGCCGCGGCCCCGATTCGCGTCGTCCTCCCCGGCGGCGCAGCGATCCCGCGCGGCCACACCCAAGTGGACGTGCTCGCCGAGACACCGAACGGCTGGCAGAAAACGGGATGGGCCCTCCTCCACGTCGCCCACTACGACTCCGTCGTGGTGGCACGGCGCGCGGTGGGACGCGGCGAGCCCGTCGCCCCGGCCGACCTCGGGACGGTGTGGACCGAGACGACGACGTTCCACGGCGAGCCGCTCCGCGCCGCCGACCTCCGCGCCCTCGGCGACGACCTCCGCGCCGACCGCTCCCTCCGCGCCGACCGCGCGCTCCGACGCGGCGACCTCCGCCCGCCCTTCGCCGCCGACACCGGCGACGCCGTGACGATGCGCTACCGCCGCGGCACCCTCACGCTCGCCGTCCCCTGCCACGCCCGCGAGCCCGGCGCGGTCGGCGACGAAATCCGCCTCTACAACGCCACCACCGATGCCACGTACCGCGCGCGCCTCACCGCGCCCGGCGAGGCCGAGTGGATAGTCACCCTCTAACTATGCCCATGCCCGCCCGCCTCCTCGTACTCGTCCTCCTGCTCGGCGTGTCGCACGCCGCCGCCGCGCAGTCCCTCTTCTCCGACCCCAAGGCCGCCCGCGTCGGCGACCCGCTCACCGTCGTGCTCGCCGAGCGGACGGCGGCGAGCAGCCGCAGCCAGTTCGAGGACCGCTCGCAGGCCGGCGTCAACGGCAGCGCGAGCGCGGAAGGCGGGCAGTTCGCCCTCGACGCGAACGTGAGCCAGAACGCCGCCGCCCAGAACCAGGCCGTCCAGAGCGACCTCCTCAGCGGCACGATCACGGCCGTCGTCGTGGGCGTCGACGCGACGGGCAACCTTCAGATCGAGGGCGAGCGGACGCTCCACGTCAACGGCGTCACCCACCTCATGAAGGTGTCCGGGACGGTCCGCCCGCTCGACGTGACCTACGACAACACGGTCCTCTCCTTCCAGATCGCGAATGCGGACGTGGAGTACCGGCAGAAGGGAATCGGGTCCAAGTTCCTCCGCCCCGGCACGCTCCTCAAAGCCGCCGCCGCGGCCCTCCTCGGCGCCGCCCTCTTCCTCGGGTGAGTGCTCTTGGCTTGAGGCTCTTGGCTTTTAGCCTTCGCCGCCAGCCAACAGCTATCAGCCAACAGCCAACAGCTTTCCGCCCATGCTCCGCCTCTCCGCCTCCTTCCTTCTTCTCACCGTCGTCCTCGCCCTCAGCGCCGAGGCGACGGCCCAGAGCACGGGCACGGCCCGGCTCAAAGACCTCGTCGTGCTCGAAGGCGCGGCCCCCATCCAGCTCACCGGCTACGGCCTCGTCGTCGGACTCGACCGGACGGGCGACCGAGCGCGCGGCCGGCGCGGCGCGCCCTACACCGTGCAGAGCATCACGAACATGCTCCGGGCGTTCGGCATCACCGTGGACCCCGCCCTCCTCTCCGCGCGCAACGTCGCCGCCGTGATGGTGACGACGACGATGGACCCCTTCAGCGGCCCCGGCAGCCAGCTCGACGTGACGGTCTCCGCTCTCGGCGACGCCCGCTCGCTCTCCGGCGGCGTCCTCCTCCAGACGCCGCTCCTCAACCCGATCACCGGGCAGACCCATGCCACGGCGCAGGGCTCCGTCTCGACGGGCACCGTGATGGCGGCCAGCCTCGGCGCGAGTACGCGCACCGGCCCGACGAACACAGGCCGCGTCCCCGGCGGCGGCCTCGTCGTCGCCGGCACGGGCCTCGCCGTCGAGGGCACGTCGCTCGGCCTCGTCCTCAAGCAACCCGACTTCACGAACGCGAGCGCCGTCGCCGAGGCCGTCAACGGCCTGCTCGGCGGCGCCGCGACCGTCGTCCACGCTGGGCTCGTCCGCGTCGACGCGAGCGGCGACCCGGCGGGTGCCGTCGGCGTGATGGCGAAGCTCGAAGGGCTCGCCGTGACGGTCGACGTGCCGGCGCGCATCGTGATCAACGAGCGGACGGGGACGATCGTCGCCGGCGGCAACGTCCGCATCAGCGAGGTGATGGTGACCTACGGCAGCCTCGTCATCGCGACCGACGAAGAACCGTTCGTCTCCCAGCCCGGCGCGCTCGCGAACGGGCAGACCGTCGTCGGAGCCGCGGGCCGCGCCGGGATCGAGCAGGAGCAGGCGCGAAGCGTCGTGCTCCAGCCGAACTCCGACGTCGGCCAGCTCGCCGCCGCGCTCAACGAGCTCGGGCTCACCGCGACCGACGTGATCTCCATTTTCCAGGCCATCGACCGGGCCGGCGCGCTCCAGGGCGAGCTCGTGATCCTCTAGCCCTTAGCGTCGCCCCTTCTCCACCGATAACTCCCACGACGATGACGATCAACGCCCCGAGTGCCGCGCTCCCGACCGCCCCGGCGGACGCGACGAAGAAGCCGCGCACGGAAGCCGAAGCCGCCGAGCAGTTCGAAGCCGTGCTCGTGCGGCAGTTCGTGCAGGTGATGACGAAGGACCTGTTCCAGTCGTCGCTCGCCGGCGAAGGCGGGGTCGGTGGCGGGCAGGCCGACATGCAGCGCGACGTGCTGACCGACGCGCTCACCGATCACCTCGTTCAGAGCGGTGCCCTCCAGCTCTCGGACCTTCTCCTCCGCCAGTGGGACCGCTCCTAACCCCCCGCCCCGATGCCGCACGCTGACGCCCGCCCGACTACTCCCGACCCGCGCCCCGCCGTCGAGGCGTGGCTCGGCACGCTCGCTCGCGAGGTCGAGGCCGTGGAGCGCCTCCACACCGCGATTACGCACCAGCTCGACGCCCTCCGCGCCCGCGACCAGCAGGCAATCGAGGACACGACCGACGCCGCGAGCCAGACCGTCCACGACCTCGGCCAGCTCCGGCAAGTCGGCGAGCGGCAGAGCCGGCTCGTCGGCCGCGTCCTCGGCCTCGCGAATGCCGATCGCGCGACGCTCGCCGCCACACTCGCCGAGCGGGACCCCGCGCTCGGCCGCCAGCTTCGGGCGGCGCTCGACGGGCTACGCGCCCGCGTCGAAGACGCCCAGGCCCGGTCGCAGGAGCTTGCCTTCGCACTCCAGATCGCCGTCAACATCGGGCAGGAGCTGTTGCAGACGTGGCAGCAGCTCGACGCCCCCGCGCCGTCGCGGGTCTACACCGCCACGGGCGGGCCCTCGCAGGCCACGCCGCCCCGCTCGTTCGTCAACCACGTAGGCTAAGCCATGAGCATCAACCGCCTCTACGAGATGAGCCGGCGTTCCTTCGGCGTGTTCTCCGCGCAGATGAACGTGGCCGGGCAGAACATCGCCAACGCGAACACCCCCGGCTACGCCCGCCGCCGCCTCACGCTCGGCACCGAAGGCCCCGGCCGGAACGGCCTCCTCATGCCGAGCGCCGGGGGCGTCGGCTCCGGCGTCACGGCGCAGCGGCTGGAGCGGATGCGCGACGGCCTCCTCGCCACGGCCGCCAACGACGCCCGCACCGGACTCGGCGGGGCCGACGAAGAGACCCGCCTCCTCGCCACGCTCGAAGGCAGCTTCGGCGTCGGCAGCGGCGCGGCGTTGCAGGACGTGATGAACGGGTTCTGGAACGGCTGGAGCGACCTCGCCAACAACCCCACCGACAGCGGCGTCCGCACCACGCTCCTCGGCCAGGCCGACACCCTCGCCGCCACGCTCCGCCGCCTCGACGACGGCATCACCCGGCTCTCCGGCGAGACGCAGACCGCGCTCGGCGAAGGCGTCGGGCAGGTCAACGGCCTCCTCGACGAGATCGCCGGGCTCAACGCCTCGATCCGCGCCTCACGCGCCGCCGGCTCGCCCGATTTCGCCGCCGAGGACCGCCGCGACGCCGCCGTCGCCGAGCTCTCCGCGTTCGCGCCCGTCCGCGTCAGCGACGGCGCCGACGGCTACACCGTCACGATCGGCGGGATGGCCGCCGTGCAGGGCGATCACGCCCTCGGCCTCACGCTCGACGTGCCGCCCGACGTGGCCGTGGCCGGCGTCCGGTTCGAAGGGACCGACGTCGCGTTCCCCACGTCGTCCGGCGGCAGCCTCGGCGCGCAGCTCAAGACGCTGCAGAAGACGCTGCCCGACACGCGGGCCGCGCTCGACGGCCTCGCCGCCGCGCTCGTGGCCGACGTCAACGCCGCGCACAGCGCGGGCTACGGGCTCGACGGCAGCACCGGGCTCAACTTCTTCGACCCCGCCGGCGTCACCGCCGGCTCGATCCGCCTCTCCGACGACGTCAGCGACCCCTCGGCGATTGCCGCTTCCGGTGCGCCCGACGCGCCCGGCGACTCCAGCGTCGCCTCCGCCCTCGCCGCCCTCCGCGAGGGATTCGACGCGCAGGCCATCGACCTCACGGCCGGCGTCGGCGGGAAGCTCCGCGCGGCCCGCACCGCGGCCGGGGCACAGGCCGCGATCGTGGACCACCTCGCCGCGATGGAAGCCGGCGTCTCCGGCGTCTCCGTGGACGAGGAGATGACGAACCTCATCGAGGCGCAGCACGCCTTCGCCGCCGCCGCCCGCGTCCTCACGACGGCCGACGAGATGATGGACACCCTCCTCGCGCTCTAACGCCGCTTACCCCCTGCCCCCATGTCCCTCCGCATCGCCCGCGAACAGAGCCTCTACGCCTCGAACGCGAACGCCTCCCTCTCCACGCTCCGCCGCGATCTCGCCGGGCTGCAGGAGCAGCTCGCCACGGGCCTTCGCGTGAACCGGCCGTCCGACGACCCCTCGGCGTACGCGCAGGCGCGGATGCTCGAATCGCTCGACCAGCGCTACGCGCAGTACGGCCGCGCGATTGGCGACGCCCGGCAGTGGGTGAACCAGACGGGCAACGAGCTCGGCACCCTCACCGAGCGGTTCACCGAGGCCTACGAAGAGGGCCTCCGCGCGCTCAACGGCACCCTCAACGACGACAACCGCGAGGCCCTCGCCGGGCAGATCGAGTCCATCCTCGCCGAAGTCGTCGACGGGCTCAACGCCAAGTCCGGCGGGGAGTACCTCTTCGCCGGCAACCGCTCCACGACGGAGCCCTTCGCCGAGGACGGCACGCCGACGGGCGTCCTCAGCGGCGACCGCCGCCGGACGATCGGCCCGAGCACGGAACTCGTCATCAACGTTTCCGGCGAGCGCGTGCTCGACACCGGCGAGGGGTTCACGATCACCGAGAGCCTGCAGCGCATGATCGCCGCGCTCCGCGGCGACGACACCGTCTCGCTCGACGACGCCGTCGGCCAAGTCATCGTCGCCCGCGACCACCTCATCGACATCTCCGCCGAGTCGGGCGCCGTAGCCCGCCGTCTCGACAACGCCGAGCTGCAGATCCAGGACGCGTCGATCGAGGCGAACCGCCGCCGGGCCGAGATCGAAGAGGTCGACTACGTCGAGACGATCACGCGCTTCCAGCAGGCGCAGACCACGCTCGAAGCCGCCCTCCGCACCACGGCCTCCGTCGTCCAGACATCGCTCCTCGACTACCTCCGCTAATCCCCTACCCCGCGTTCCGATGGGTTCTACCCCGACCACCCGCATCCCGCTCGGCCGC includes these proteins:
- a CDS encoding LamG-like jellyroll fold domain-containing protein, translated to MNAIRALATRCLILAALLLASPAFGQLSVDQSADPLDAGQRVNAFVQWGGAEPVEGVQIEVPAGWSVRSVEAIRSGTTAPVSLDVAGEVGEVEATASQPLRGVQTFVVGLTAGPSLGYHTVRIAPILAGRAQPSGTEEWQVYVREAMSASRNRAFQLESGAPPVAIRRRALPSLDPRDALTLEMWLKTVGLGEVVLSTWDGNEDRPYPVEVVVDGRGRLVFYRGRPGQHEAMASKDPVADGRWHHVAVVNDPFAGWARLFVDGLPVDSLRSEEVTGMLNTMSLALGGRPERPGAAQPRLFSGQLDELRLWNAARPAVTLRRTMRVPLDAVPEGVFRLGFDEPLPPDVLVAVPATRVRVPSSLSFVFPVESLEASVEQGIVTLTWATKDRRADEFRVERSTDGQRFEAVGTVRAAERVGETADGSARFAYTDLPPDGQVLYYRIRQSAMGVAERVSGTLKLGLGEGEGSAVAIVGNSPNPFRGSTVVTYDLAKPAPVRLSVWDISGTRVAVLLDETMPAGRHEYRFAADGLPSGVYFVRLETPEGSAAHKMTLTR
- a CDS encoding flagellar hook-basal body protein, translating into MLLRLRNAAASMSEMNRQQERTANNLANANTVGFRRDRTFTDVLSNRIDAEGNPISRRTTTQWADSQQGAFEATGNPLDVALGGEGFLVVTDDAGATRYTRAGRLTPMPDGTLMTPDGFTVQGADGPIQLPPTGGDIAITAEGAIRVGGEQVGALQLVGFPEGTAFERLDGATFATNAAPEPLAEPDVRQGFIETSNVNPLAEMTDMITHFRLFESQQKMLQTTDQTLGAITRDLGTF
- the flgG gene encoding flagellar basal-body rod protein FlgG, whose translation is MLRALRTAALGMSAQQKGVDNTANNLANANTTGYKRSSIVFQDLLYQNVQARGEESGGAAPASMQMGHGATAIATVRNFEQGGLAETGNALDVAINGDGFFQVRKPDGMIAFTRDGTFALSAEGELVTQTGLPLEPDIAIPAEATNIHISQDGIVSARMQGEPEPIELGQLELARFANPGGLGSLGGNLFEQTSASGEPTIGLPGDDGLGMLGQGFLETANVDVVQEMVNLITAQRAYELNSKMVTTSEEMLQIANNVKR
- the flgA gene encoding flagellar basal body P-ring formation chaperone FlgA; the protein is MRLSLSAFVLLTLLVAAAPALTLQAAAERALAARFPDDAERLRVRVLRTGGDVDAAAPIRVVLPGGAAIPRGHTQVDVLAETPNGWQKTGWALLHVAHYDSVVVARRAVGRGEPVAPADLGTVWTETTTFHGEPLRAADLRALGDDLRADRSLRADRALRRGDLRPPFAADTGDAVTMRYRRGTLTLAVPCHAREPGAVGDEIRLYNATTDATYRARLTAPGEAEWIVTL
- a CDS encoding flagellar basal body L-ring protein FlgH produces the protein MPARLLVLVLLLGVSHAAAAQSLFSDPKAARVGDPLTVVLAERTAASSRSQFEDRSQAGVNGSASAEGGQFALDANVSQNAAAQNQAVQSDLLSGTITAVVVGVDATGNLQIEGERTLHVNGVTHLMKVSGTVRPLDVTYDNTVLSFQIANADVEYRQKGIGSKFLRPGTLLKAAAAALLGAALFLG
- a CDS encoding flagellar basal body P-ring protein FlgI; translation: MLRLSASFLLLTVVLALSAEATAQSTGTARLKDLVVLEGAAPIQLTGYGLVVGLDRTGDRARGRRGAPYTVQSITNMLRAFGITVDPALLSARNVAAVMVTTTMDPFSGPGSQLDVTVSALGDARSLSGGVLLQTPLLNPITGQTHATAQGSVSTGTVMAASLGASTRTGPTNTGRVPGGGLVVAGTGLAVEGTSLGLVLKQPDFTNASAVAEAVNGLLGGAATVVHAGLVRVDASGDPAGAVGVMAKLEGLAVTVDVPARIVINERTGTIVAGGNVRISEVMVTYGSLVIATDEEPFVSQPGALANGQTVVGAAGRAGIEQEQARSVVLQPNSDVGQLAAALNELGLTATDVISIFQAIDRAGALQGELVIL
- the flgN gene encoding flagellar export chaperone FlgN, which encodes MPHADARPTTPDPRPAVEAWLGTLAREVEAVERLHTAITHQLDALRARDQQAIEDTTDAASQTVHDLGQLRQVGERQSRLVGRVLGLANADRATLAATLAERDPALGRQLRAALDGLRARVEDAQARSQELAFALQIAVNIGQELLQTWQQLDAPAPSRVYTATGGPSQATPPRSFVNHVG
- the flgK gene encoding flagellar hook-associated protein FlgK gives rise to the protein MSINRLYEMSRRSFGVFSAQMNVAGQNIANANTPGYARRRLTLGTEGPGRNGLLMPSAGGVGSGVTAQRLERMRDGLLATAANDARTGLGGADEETRLLATLEGSFGVGSGAALQDVMNGFWNGWSDLANNPTDSGVRTTLLGQADTLAATLRRLDDGITRLSGETQTALGEGVGQVNGLLDEIAGLNASIRASRAAGSPDFAAEDRRDAAVAELSAFAPVRVSDGADGYTVTIGGMAAVQGDHALGLTLDVPPDVAVAGVRFEGTDVAFPTSSGGSLGAQLKTLQKTLPDTRAALDGLAAALVADVNAAHSAGYGLDGSTGLNFFDPAGVTAGSIRLSDDVSDPSAIAASGAPDAPGDSSVASALAALREGFDAQAIDLTAGVGGKLRAARTAAGAQAAIVDHLAAMEAGVSGVSVDEEMTNLIEAQHAFAAAARVLTTADEMMDTLLAL
- the flgL gene encoding flagellar hook-associated protein FlgL — its product is MSLRIAREQSLYASNANASLSTLRRDLAGLQEQLATGLRVNRPSDDPSAYAQARMLESLDQRYAQYGRAIGDARQWVNQTGNELGTLTERFTEAYEEGLRALNGTLNDDNREALAGQIESILAEVVDGLNAKSGGEYLFAGNRSTTEPFAEDGTPTGVLSGDRRRTIGPSTELVINVSGERVLDTGEGFTITESLQRMIAALRGDDTVSLDDAVGQVIVARDHLIDISAESGAVARRLDNAELQIQDASIEANRRRAEIEEVDYVETITRFQQAQTTLEAALRTTASVVQTSLLDYLR